From Mycosarcoma maydis chromosome 19, whole genome shotgun sequence:
TATTTCTTTGCGATCTTGGACGTGCGGAGCATGTGATTGAGCAGCCTGTCCGCAGGTAGCAAGACAATGCAAGCATAATGAAATTCAAGTGATTTTTGGCAACAGCAAAGTGTAAAGCAGACAAGACGCAGCACCACGCAACAGGAGTCGCGAGTGTTCAATTGAAGACACGGGCCATACCTGGATCAAGTCGGGTTGAACGGTTTGTGACGCGGTTGTCTTCCAAGTCTGACATGGTCGGAGTGTGGCTGAGTCACGCCGATTGTTCAGCATTGCGCTCCTCATCGTCACCTGTATTCAGCAATTGCTAGATATTTAGTTACGGTATTTACAGTATTTTATTTTACTTTCTCTACAAGCTAGCTCGGATCCTAGATCTCCAGCAGCCAGTTGTACCACTCGCTATCCGCAAAGACAACAGTGACCAGGCCCATTCGATACTGTGTGCTGTCCGTTTCTCGGATACGCCAAGCCTGGCGAAGCGTTCCTGCTGTGCACCGCTTCAGACCTGTCTCCATAGTCTCTGGCATCATGAGGTCAAAGAAGACACTGACGCAGGGCCGGGCGCTTGGCTCAGTCGTTCACGTCGACACAGACATGTGCTGAAGCATATATACCAGAGCTCCTTCAGCGACACTACTCTGGACCGCGTCCTTCATCGAGCGCTTCGCGACATCAGCTGGATTTCTCAGAGAACATGGCCGAATCCAACAACACAGATCTTCCCACGGCTACTGCCACGAGCTACAAACCGGGCGAGGCCACCATGCTCGCTCTCACGTTCCACGGCACTCAAGACGTGCGCCTTACCGAGGTTCGCACGCCCACTATCACTGATCCGACCGACGTTGTTGTTCGCAGCACTGGCGTCACGATTTGCGGTAGCGACTTGCACCTGTATCACAACAAAATCCCTGACCTCAAGAAGGGCGATATCCTCGGCCACGAGGGAACcggcgtcgtcgagcatgttGGCGCGCAGATCACCAAGTTCAAGGTGGGTGATCGTGTGGTGGCATCGTTCAGCATTGCCTGTGGCACATGCGAGCAGtgcaaagccaagctgtTTACCATGTGCGATCGCACCAACACAAGCGCCAAGATGGATGAGCTCTACGGCCAAAAGCTCGGCGGCATTCTTGGCTACTCTCACTTGCTCGGAGGCTACGCCGGTACCCAGGCCGAGTACTTCCGCGTGCCGTTTGGTGATGTCAACTGCTTCCACGTCCCGGACAGTGTGAGTGATGAAACGGCACTACTGATGGCCGACGTGACGCTCACAGCATACCACAGCGTTGTGGATATCAAGTTCCAAGAGGGTGAGACGGCAGCCATCTGGGGTGCAGGCCCTATTGGCCAGCTCATCGCTCAATGGCTCCTCAAGGTGTTTGGCGCCAGAAAAGTGATGCTCATTGACAATGTAGCTCCTCGCCTGCACTGGGCGCAAGAGAGACTCAACGGTCTCGAGACGATCAACTTTGATCAGACACCCCAAGTGGCCGAAGAGGTCATGCACAAAGTGGCTGGTGGTGTCGACGTATCGTTTGACGCAGCAGGCTTCCGCTACGCCAAGTCTCTGAAGCACCAGACGATGCAGACACTGGGCGTCGAGACGGACACACCCGAGATCATCAACGAAGCCATTCGGGCCACGCGCAAATTTGGACGCATCTCGGTGATTGCGGATTACGTGGGTCAGTGCAACGAGTTCCTGATCGGCGCCATGATGGAGAAGGGTATTTTGCTCAAAGGTAACGGTCAGGCTCCCGTACAAGCGTACATGGAGCAGGTGTTTGAGGACTACATCGTACCGGGCAAGTTTGACCCCACGCTCATCCTCACGCACCGTTTCAAGCTGGAGGATATCGCCAAGGTCTACAAGGCTTTTGATGAGAAGCGTATTGACGAGCACAAGGGCGGCATCCCTATCATCAAGACGTTCATCGAAACAAAGGCATCCAAGCCACGAGCGGCTAGCACACCTGAGCTCAGCTCTGTTCCCGGTTTTTGAGTCGTAGCCCAGATTACGCCTCGATTTCGCATCCGTCTGCCCTCTTGCGTTTCTGCTCGCTTGACCGATCATTTGTCGGTTTGTGTTCTTGTCCCAAGCTTGTGCTTTCACTCATGTCGCATTTGCAAATCGAATCCTCGacgtcatcatcctcttGGCTTTCGGCTTGAAAAGCCATGCATCCGACCCGATTGAGATAGCGGATGCTGTACAAGTGAAAACAGCTTGGTGAGTCGAGGACGTGGATGGCTGACTGAGGCTTGGGTGTGCatgcaagcacgaagcggTCCTGTCGGATTGTGCGCCtgtcaatcacaaatcacagattcgtgaattgtgaagCACGAAAAAATGTGagtcactcgtgactgactgaACGCATGCGTGTATGTGTGGAGGATCACTCCTCCAcacacgaatcacgcacgGCGTGTGACCGCCCTGAGCGGATGTTGCTCTGGAACGGCGACAGTCACATTTTCGTCCAAGTCGGCAGGATGCGGTGAGTATAATGTCGAATGTTCGAACATTCACGGGACCGCAGCAAGAAGTGGCGGGTACACTGCCCAACAACTACTCGCTGGGCGGCGGCAACATGAAAGCTGACTACAAGGTGGCTACGAACATTGTGCCGAACACGGAAGCGCGATGGAAAGACGTTAACACGCGCGGTCGCGGTGGCGACGTGCTTCGACAAGAGACGCAGGCGCACGTATGTTGTCCAAACTCGCATTCGACACCGAGACGTTGTCATGCCCAAGCACGACTGCTGACCGCATTTTTCTTTGGACGCTTGCTTGTCGCTGCTTGCTGTAGGAGATTGATCTTCCTCCAAACAAGCCTCACATGCATGCAGGCGCAAATGAATCCCACAACAAGGTGTACTCATCTCACCAAGGCCCCGACAAGCCGGATGTGTAAGCTGTCGCACATTGACGATTTCCAATCAAGATAgtctgtgattcgtgattgttgcaCATGGATTGAGTTGGAGCTTCGCTttacagtcacgaatcatgagCGTGTGCTGCCAAATTTGCGTGCTCCCAATCTTGTCTTTAGACGTCTCTACAACCTCCAGCGCTTGCCCACGTCCAAGCCGTCCTGTAAGCCGTCTTGAAACCCGAGCGCGGCTGGCGGCTTAACCTCGGCCTCTTTCGCATCGCCTCTtcgctcttgcttgtcGTCCGACAGCTTGGGCACGTCCAACCCCCGGCCTTGGCGGTCTACCTCCATGAAATTCGGTCTTAACCTTGTGATGCTCACGTATCCGTTCAAGATTGCCCATACGTCGGTCCCCTCTGGCAGCGTGGTTGGGCCCAAGAGTGACGC
This genomic window contains:
- a CDS encoding putative glutathione-dependent formaldehyde dehydrogenase, with amino-acid sequence MAESNNTDLPTATATSYKPGEATMLALTFHGTQDVRLTEVRTPTITDPTDVVVRSTGVTICGSDLHLYHNKIPDLKKGDILGHEGTGVVEHVGAQITKFKVGDRVVASFSIACGTCEQCKAKLFTMCDRTNTSAKMDELYGQKLGGILGYSHLLGGYAGTQAEYFRVPFGDVNCFHVPDSVSDETALLMADVTLTAYHSVVDIKFQEGETAAIWGAGPIGQLIAQWLLKVFGARKVMLIDNVAPRLHWAQERLNGLETINFDQTPQVAEEVMHKVAGGVDVSFDAAGFRYAKSLKHQTMQTLGVETDTPEIINEAIRATRKFGRISVIADYVGQCNEFLIGAMMEKGILLKGNGQAPVQAYMEQVFEDYIVPGKFDPTLILTHRFKLEDIAKVYKAFDEKRIDEHKGGIPIIKTFIETKASKPRAASTPELSSVPGF